From Bradyrhizobium sp. NDS-1, the proteins below share one genomic window:
- a CDS encoding acyl-CoA carboxylase subunit beta — MNWKPELDELARREAFAREMGGVDKVKRQHDQGRLTVRERIDKLIDKGSFHEIGAVSGIGEYDSSGELKKLTPANCVFGRARVDGRTVVVVGDDFTVRGGSADASISAKPLMAEEMAHDLRLPIVRIIEGSGGGGSVKTIETKGAANLPGGIGGTRWYRFTTENLSRVPVVALGLGSVAGLGAARLAASHYSIMTRKSAMFVAGPPVVKALGQDLSKEELGGADIQTRAGAVDHAVDTEEEAFACARRFLSYLPSSVYELSPTLPCTDNPERSEQALLNAVPRNRKQVYKMRPIIESVVDKGSFFEVGKNFGKPIIVGLARLEGRPVLLLASDSFHYGGSWTADACQKVVRWVDFAETFHLPIVYLMDCPGFMIGLDAEKAATIRHGVRAMAAVNQTTVPWCTVILRNAFGVAGVVHQPADRFSIRYAWPSAYWGSLPLEGGIEAAYRADIDAAEDKAAKLEEIQERLNKLRSPFRSAEKFWVEEIIDPRKTRSLLCEFARLAEPLRKAGPPENFSIRP; from the coding sequence ATGAACTGGAAGCCGGAACTCGACGAGCTCGCCCGGCGCGAAGCCTTCGCGCGGGAGATGGGCGGCGTTGACAAGGTCAAGCGACAGCATGACCAGGGCCGGCTGACTGTTCGGGAGCGTATCGACAAGCTGATCGACAAAGGCAGCTTCCACGAGATCGGTGCCGTCTCCGGCATCGGTGAATACGATTCCAGCGGCGAGCTGAAGAAACTGACGCCGGCGAACTGCGTGTTCGGCCGCGCGCGCGTCGATGGCCGGACCGTGGTCGTGGTCGGCGACGATTTCACCGTACGCGGCGGCTCCGCCGATGCGTCGATCTCGGCAAAACCGTTGATGGCGGAGGAGATGGCGCACGACCTCCGTCTGCCCATCGTCCGCATCATCGAAGGCTCCGGCGGCGGCGGCTCGGTCAAGACCATCGAGACCAAGGGCGCTGCCAATCTGCCGGGCGGCATCGGCGGCACGCGCTGGTATCGGTTCACGACGGAGAATCTGTCGCGCGTGCCGGTGGTGGCACTCGGTCTCGGCTCGGTCGCGGGTCTTGGCGCCGCGCGCCTTGCCGCCAGCCACTATTCCATCATGACCAGGAAGTCCGCGATGTTCGTCGCGGGCCCGCCGGTGGTGAAGGCGCTGGGGCAGGACCTCTCGAAGGAAGAGCTCGGCGGCGCCGACATCCAGACCCGCGCCGGCGCGGTCGATCACGCCGTCGACACGGAAGAAGAGGCGTTCGCCTGCGCCCGGCGCTTCCTCTCCTATCTGCCGTCGTCGGTCTACGAGCTGTCGCCGACCTTGCCCTGCACCGACAATCCGGAGCGCAGCGAGCAAGCGCTGCTCAACGCGGTGCCGCGCAACCGCAAGCAGGTCTACAAGATGCGGCCCATCATCGAGTCCGTCGTGGACAAGGGCTCGTTCTTCGAGGTCGGCAAGAACTTCGGCAAGCCGATCATCGTCGGCCTTGCACGGCTCGAGGGCAGGCCGGTGCTGCTGCTCGCCAGCGACAGTTTTCACTACGGCGGCTCCTGGACCGCGGATGCCTGCCAGAAGGTGGTGCGCTGGGTCGACTTCGCCGAGACCTTCCATCTGCCCATCGTCTATCTCATGGATTGTCCCGGCTTCATGATCGGCCTCGATGCCGAGAAGGCCGCGACCATCCGTCACGGCGTTCGCGCGATGGCCGCGGTCAACCAGACCACCGTGCCCTGGTGCACCGTGATCCTGCGTAACGCGTTCGGTGTTGCGGGCGTCGTGCACCAGCCGGCAGACCGCTTCTCGATCCGCTATGCCTGGCCGTCGGCCTATTGGGGTTCGCTCCCGCTCGAAGGCGGCATTGAGGCCGCCTATCGCGCCGACATCGACGCGGCCGAGGACAAGGCGGCGAAGCTGGAGGAAATCCAGGAGCGCCTCAACAAGCTGCGCTCGCCGTTCCGCTCGGCCGAGAAGTTCTGGGTCGAGGAGATCATCGATCCCCGGAAGACGCGCTCGCTGTTGTGCGAGTTCGCCCGGCTCGCCGAGCCCTTGCGCAAGGCCGGTCCGCCGGAGAACTTTTCGATCAGGCCGTAA
- a CDS encoding IclR family transcriptional regulator — protein sequence MGRRSERLSRQGMLAGDAGEGDVIQVVSRAFDVLRCFEGHDSRLGNLEISNRCGLPRSTVSRLTHTLTRMGQLVYLPRDQKYRIGPSAVAMSASMMKGAQLRSMIRQRLQEVAEQVPGTVGFVIPDRFHLVYLLFARSATALGLHEGTGSRISMASTAAGAAYTAALAPEIGDAFIADMEREAPEAAKILKPRIEANREMLRERGYVVACGLWSPHINGLAVPIWSPQYQTFVVITIGLLSAMYDEERLHAEVAPLMLELGRSLSSLVEGAEGDVFNNRIPRKPVAMAVHNNNKPINSEGVNELEAGTRRARPARSLRAGDGRR from the coding sequence ATGGGACGACGATCCGAGCGGTTGAGTAGGCAAGGCATGCTCGCTGGCGATGCCGGCGAGGGAGATGTCATCCAGGTGGTCTCGCGCGCGTTCGACGTGTTGCGATGCTTCGAGGGCCACGATAGCAGGCTCGGCAATCTCGAGATCTCAAATCGCTGCGGTCTGCCGCGCTCGACGGTGTCGCGGCTCACGCACACGCTGACGCGGATGGGACAGCTGGTCTATCTGCCGCGTGATCAAAAATATCGCATCGGCCCGAGCGCGGTGGCGATGAGCGCTTCGATGATGAAGGGCGCGCAGCTGCGCAGCATGATCCGCCAACGACTCCAGGAAGTGGCCGAGCAAGTGCCGGGGACGGTCGGCTTCGTCATCCCCGATCGCTTCCATCTGGTCTATCTCCTGTTCGCGCGCTCGGCGACCGCGCTCGGCCTGCACGAGGGCACCGGCAGCCGCATCTCGATGGCCTCGACCGCCGCGGGCGCGGCCTACACCGCGGCGCTGGCGCCGGAGATCGGCGATGCCTTCATCGCGGACATGGAACGGGAGGCTCCCGAGGCCGCGAAGATCCTGAAGCCGCGCATTGAAGCCAACCGGGAGATGCTGCGCGAGCGCGGCTATGTCGTGGCCTGCGGCCTGTGGAGCCCGCACATCAACGGGCTCGCGGTGCCGATCTGGTCGCCGCAGTACCAGACCTTCGTGGTCATCACGATCGGCCTTCTGTCCGCGATGTACGACGAGGAACGGCTGCATGCCGAAGTCGCGCCGCTGATGCTCGAGCTCGGCCGGTCGCTCAGCAGCCTGGTCGAGGGCGCGGAAGGCGACGTCTTCAACAACCGTATCCCGCGCAAACCGGTCGCAATGGCCGTGCATAACAATAACAAGCCGATCAATTCGGAGGGAGTGAATGAACTGGAAGCCGGAACTCGACGAGCTCGCCCGGCGCGAAGCCTTCGCGCGGGAGATGGGCGGCGTTGA
- a CDS encoding acetyl-CoA carboxylase biotin carboxyl carrier protein subunit, whose amino-acid sequence MPEIKIVTEVAGRICATPVQVGGTVADGDEIVVVEAMKMEIPVSSPASGTITSLLVKLDDVVAEGQAVATVAS is encoded by the coding sequence ATGCCAGAAATTAAGATCGTCACCGAGGTCGCGGGGCGAATCTGCGCAACTCCCGTGCAGGTTGGAGGAACCGTCGCGGATGGCGATGAGATTGTGGTGGTCGAGGCGATGAAGATGGAGATACCGGTGTCCTCGCCCGCGAGCGGCACCATCACATCGCTGCTGGTGAAGCTGGACGATGTCGTTGCCGAGGGACAGGCTGTTGCGACCGTCGCGAGCTGA
- a CDS encoding TAXI family TRAP transporter solute-binding subunit: MLRGLIILAPALVAGISFASTRYAFAEDVKLPATLTFTAYDTGTAGFNIAVGVGKMMKDKFGTDVRVLPAGNDVARLAPLRAKRAVSAAMGSGTYFAQEGVFEFGSKEWGPQPLQILLSSVDCNCGSLAVAADTGVKELKDLKGKRVGFVVGSPALNQNSLAVLAFAGLTQKDVKAVEFASYGAMWKGLINNDVDAAFGTTITGPAKEAETSPRGLIWPPLPAKDKEGWARMQKVGSFFFPQLATCGAGISPDKPVELGNYPYPIFVTYASQPADQVYAITKAMIVNYDAFKDSAPGAGGLAADRQTKNWVVPVHPGAVKALKEAGQWSDAQETHNNKLIKRQEVLGAAWAEYGKSNPQSDDKSFLDGWMKARAAALAKADMPNGFEE; this comes from the coding sequence ATGCTTCGTGGGCTGATCATACTCGCGCCTGCCTTGGTGGCAGGCATTTCTTTTGCGTCTACACGCTACGCGTTCGCCGAAGACGTCAAGCTGCCGGCGACCTTGACCTTCACGGCCTATGACACCGGAACCGCCGGCTTCAACATCGCGGTCGGCGTCGGTAAGATGATGAAGGACAAGTTCGGCACCGACGTGCGCGTGCTCCCCGCAGGCAACGACGTCGCACGGCTCGCGCCGCTGCGCGCCAAGCGGGCGGTCTCCGCGGCGATGGGATCGGGCACCTATTTCGCGCAGGAAGGCGTATTCGAGTTCGGGTCGAAGGAATGGGGCCCGCAGCCGCTCCAGATTCTGCTCTCGTCCGTCGACTGCAATTGCGGCTCGCTCGCTGTCGCTGCCGACACCGGCGTGAAGGAGCTGAAGGACCTCAAGGGCAAGCGTGTCGGCTTCGTGGTCGGCTCGCCCGCGCTGAACCAGAACTCGCTCGCGGTGCTCGCCTTCGCCGGACTGACGCAGAAGGACGTCAAGGCCGTCGAGTTCGCGAGCTACGGCGCGATGTGGAAAGGGCTGATCAACAACGACGTCGATGCCGCCTTCGGCACCACCATCACCGGCCCCGCCAAGGAGGCCGAGACGTCGCCGCGCGGCCTGATCTGGCCGCCGCTGCCGGCCAAGGACAAGGAAGGCTGGGCGCGGATGCAGAAGGTCGGCTCGTTCTTCTTTCCGCAGCTGGCGACCTGCGGCGCCGGCATCTCGCCGGACAAGCCGGTCGAGCTCGGCAATTACCCCTACCCGATCTTCGTCACCTACGCCTCGCAACCCGCCGACCAGGTCTATGCGATCACGAAGGCGATGATTGTAAACTACGATGCCTTTAAGGACTCCGCGCCCGGCGCCGGAGGTCTCGCCGCCGACCGCCAGACCAAGAACTGGGTGGTGCCGGTGCATCCCGGCGCAGTGAAGGCGCTGAAGGAAGCCGGGCAGTGGAGCGATGCGCAGGAGACGCACAACAACAAGCTGATCAAGCGGCAGGAGGTGCTCGGCGCGGCGTGGGCGGAGTACGGCAAGTCCAATCCGCAATCGGACGACAAGTCGTTTCTCGACGGCTGGATGAAGGCGCGCGCAGCGGCGCTTGCGAAGGCCGACATGCCGAACGGGTTCGAGGAATGA
- a CDS encoding TRAP transporter permease → MSSASTSTAPQDEAKRVVFDDPHGAAGNMQEAEVTRVRTLRGAWRWMLVVATAATILLCINQQFSLRFFMGYTQLNTEYFYLLIALMLPFTFLIFPGAERAPLDRIPWYDLLLFVVTFAAALVLMSNVRKAAEAGWEFGGAPNSVIAAGLVMWVMLMEALRRTGGWSLLLSVLPFTVYPLFAEAGWLGPFRGTQSTLEQATAYHVLSGESLLGIPIQAFADTVIGFLVFGTALMMTGAGKFFINLSFAMCGTFRGGAAKVCIFASGLLGMMSGSIISNVLTAGTMTIPVMKKSGFRASYAAAIEACASTGAVLAPPVMGATAFVIAQFLNVSYAEVAVAAIIPAVLYYVGLFMQVDAYAARHGLKGIPRADLPRVMDTIKDGWYYVFVIALLIVMLLYFKRESHAPFYATALLLVLNQFFSKDTRWTFATIGKFLEVNGRTFVELVGILAGCGLLIGAFSMTGVVSSLANDLLHIAGDNAFLLLGMCALTSLILGLGLTTTACYIFLAILVAPALEKLGLNKIAVHMFIFYWGMLSSITPPVAIASFAAAGIAGSPAMKTGWESMWVGSIIYFIPFFFVLNPALVLQGPSPYFAGLGLMGLAAFGTLFICGGIQGYQPFIGDLRGTGALEWPIRVLLVIGGFVVATPGGGIMPLSQLQVTLTGLAILVPTALLALVLVRRQTMVPDGLRAP, encoded by the coding sequence ATGTCTTCTGCTTCCACCTCCACCGCCCCGCAAGACGAGGCCAAGCGGGTCGTCTTCGACGATCCGCACGGCGCCGCCGGGAACATGCAGGAAGCGGAGGTCACGCGCGTGCGCACCTTGCGCGGTGCCTGGCGCTGGATGCTGGTGGTTGCGACGGCCGCGACCATCCTGCTCTGCATCAACCAGCAATTCTCACTGCGCTTCTTCATGGGCTACACCCAGCTCAACACGGAGTATTTCTATCTCCTGATCGCCTTGATGCTGCCGTTCACCTTCCTGATCTTTCCGGGCGCGGAACGCGCACCGCTCGATCGGATTCCCTGGTACGACCTGTTGCTCTTCGTCGTAACGTTCGCGGCAGCACTGGTGTTGATGTCGAACGTGCGCAAGGCGGCAGAGGCCGGCTGGGAGTTCGGCGGCGCGCCCAATAGCGTCATCGCCGCAGGCCTCGTGATGTGGGTGATGCTGATGGAGGCACTCAGGCGCACCGGCGGCTGGAGCCTGCTCTTGAGCGTCCTGCCCTTCACGGTCTATCCGCTATTCGCCGAGGCCGGCTGGCTCGGGCCGTTCCGCGGCACGCAATCGACGCTGGAACAGGCGACCGCCTACCACGTGCTCTCAGGCGAGAGCCTGCTCGGCATCCCCATCCAGGCCTTTGCCGACACCGTGATCGGTTTCCTGGTGTTCGGCACTGCGCTCATGATGACCGGCGCCGGCAAGTTCTTCATCAATCTCTCTTTCGCAATGTGCGGCACCTTCCGCGGCGGTGCGGCGAAGGTCTGCATCTTCGCCAGCGGTCTGCTCGGCATGATGTCGGGCTCGATCATCTCCAACGTGCTGACCGCCGGCACCATGACCATTCCCGTCATGAAGAAGAGCGGCTTCCGCGCCTCCTATGCCGCCGCGATCGAGGCCTGCGCCTCGACCGGCGCGGTGCTGGCGCCCCCGGTGATGGGCGCGACCGCCTTCGTGATCGCGCAGTTTCTCAACGTCAGCTACGCGGAAGTCGCCGTCGCCGCGATCATTCCCGCCGTGCTCTATTACGTCGGCCTGTTCATGCAGGTCGACGCTTACGCCGCGCGCCACGGGCTGAAAGGCATCCCGCGCGCCGATCTGCCGCGCGTCATGGATACGATCAAGGACGGTTGGTACTACGTTTTCGTCATCGCGCTGCTGATCGTGATGCTGCTCTATTTCAAGCGCGAGAGCCACGCGCCGTTCTACGCCACCGCGCTGCTGCTGGTGCTGAACCAGTTCTTCTCCAAGGACACACGCTGGACGTTTGCGACGATCGGTAAGTTCCTCGAGGTCAACGGCCGCACCTTCGTCGAGCTCGTCGGCATCCTCGCCGGGTGCGGCCTGCTGATCGGCGCGTTCTCAATGACCGGCGTGGTGTCGAGCCTTGCCAACGATTTGCTGCACATTGCCGGCGACAATGCCTTCCTGCTGCTCGGCATGTGCGCCCTCACCAGCCTCATCCTCGGCCTCGGGCTGACGACGACGGCCTGCTACATCTTCCTCGCCATCCTGGTCGCCCCCGCGCTGGAGAAGCTCGGGCTGAACAAGATAGCGGTGCACATGTTCATCTTCTACTGGGGCATGCTGTCGTCGATCACACCGCCCGTCGCGATCGCTTCGTTCGCCGCCGCAGGCATCGCGGGCTCGCCGGCGATGAAGACCGGCTGGGAATCGATGTGGGTCGGCAGCATCATCTATTTCATCCCGTTCTTCTTCGTGCTCAATCCGGCGCTGGTGCTGCAGGGACCGAGCCCCTACTTCGCCGGCCTTGGCCTGATGGGACTTGCCGCGTTCGGCACGCTGTTCATCTGTGGCGGCATCCAGGGCTACCAGCCCTTCATCGGCGATCTGCGCGGCACCGGCGCGCTCGAATGGCCGATCCGCGTGCTGCTGGTGATCGGCGGCTTCGTGGTGGCGACGCCGGGCGGGGGAATCATGCCGCTGTCGCAGCTGCAGGTGACGCTGACGGGCCTTGCCATCCTCGTGCCCACGGCCCTGCTGGCGCTTGTCCTGGTCCGGCGGCAGACCATGGTGCCGGACGGGTTGCGCGCCCCCTGA
- the glsA gene encoding glutaminase A: protein MTPLAPLAAAWSRSKPPLLRFLDNCLNEFSAETSGHVADYIPELGKADPAYFGISLATLDGHVYEVGDSRVPFTIQSMSKPFVFALALDLLGAGKVESAIGVEPSGDPFNSIRLNSENHPFNPMVNAGAIACTGLIYDSKGADAFEQIRLALGRFAGRELALDEAVYASESQTGDRNRAIGYLLKTNAVISDNVAGVLDVYFRQCAVLVTARDIAVMAATLANRGINPVTGEQVLSAYAISRTLSVMTSSGMYDYAGEWIYRIGIPAKSGVGGGILAALPARLGLGSYSPKLDKHGNSVRGIKVCEALSSHYDLHMLNRSDDARNAVIADYDIGKSPSRRVRRPQEREILAAHEQEVRVIELVGTLSLSAVDYVSRRLAGRPRPQIVVFDLHRVTSTTRAGARLVAETFEELAALNVTVVLSGVRRASKEWDSLREWTAELKNVRDFYLLDTAIEWAEDQIVYRYGGSIDFHEFTELAEQPLLAGLSEEELTDLASICTIRTFQAGAKIITTGDPASSLFFLRSGAVHVTLPDGVRLATLTAGMAFGEMALLETTRSADVFADMAATAYEVPLKAFERFRKQHPRASERVMRNLAQLLADRLIVANARVDILTAT from the coding sequence ATGACACCGCTCGCGCCTCTCGCCGCCGCCTGGTCCCGCTCGAAGCCGCCCTTGCTGCGGTTCCTGGACAATTGCCTCAACGAATTCTCCGCGGAAACCTCAGGCCACGTTGCCGATTACATTCCCGAGCTGGGCAAGGCCGATCCTGCCTATTTCGGCATCAGCCTCGCGACGCTGGATGGCCACGTCTACGAGGTCGGCGACTCCAGGGTGCCCTTCACCATCCAGTCGATGTCGAAGCCGTTCGTGTTCGCGCTGGCGCTGGACCTTCTGGGTGCCGGCAAGGTCGAAAGCGCGATCGGCGTCGAGCCCTCCGGCGATCCCTTCAACTCGATCCGGCTCAATTCGGAGAACCACCCGTTCAACCCGATGGTCAATGCCGGCGCGATCGCCTGCACCGGGCTGATCTACGACAGCAAGGGTGCGGACGCTTTCGAGCAAATCCGTCTCGCGCTCGGCCGCTTTGCCGGACGCGAGCTCGCGCTGGACGAGGCCGTCTACGCGTCCGAGAGCCAGACCGGCGACCGCAACCGGGCGATCGGCTATCTTCTCAAGACCAACGCGGTGATCTCCGACAATGTCGCGGGGGTCCTCGACGTCTATTTCCGGCAATGCGCCGTGCTGGTCACGGCGCGCGACATCGCGGTGATGGCGGCGACGCTCGCCAATCGCGGCATCAATCCGGTCACGGGCGAGCAGGTGCTGAGCGCCTACGCCATCTCGCGCACGCTGTCGGTGATGACCTCGTCGGGCATGTACGACTATGCCGGCGAATGGATCTACCGCATCGGCATTCCGGCCAAGAGCGGCGTCGGCGGCGGCATTCTGGCCGCGCTCCCTGCCCGCCTCGGCCTCGGCAGCTATTCGCCGAAGCTCGACAAGCACGGCAACAGCGTGCGCGGCATCAAGGTCTGCGAGGCGCTATCCTCGCACTACGATCTGCACATGCTCAACCGCAGCGACGATGCCCGCAACGCCGTCATCGCCGACTACGATATCGGCAAGAGCCCGTCACGCCGCGTGCGCCGGCCGCAGGAGCGCGAAATCCTGGCCGCGCATGAGCAGGAGGTGCGGGTCATCGAGCTGGTCGGCACGCTGTCGCTGTCGGCCGTCGACTACGTCTCGCGCCGGCTGGCGGGACGACCGCGGCCGCAAATCGTCGTGTTCGACCTGCACCGCGTCACCTCGACCACGCGCGCCGGTGCGCGGCTCGTCGCCGAGACCTTCGAGGAGCTCGCCGCACTGAACGTGACCGTCGTTCTGTCAGGCGTCAGACGCGCCTCCAAGGAATGGGACAGCTTGCGCGAATGGACCGCCGAGCTGAAGAACGTCCGCGACTTCTATCTGCTCGACACCGCGATTGAATGGGCCGAGGACCAGATCGTTTATCGCTATGGCGGTTCGATCGATTTTCACGAGTTCACCGAGCTTGCCGAGCAGCCGTTGCTGGCCGGGCTAAGCGAGGAGGAACTGACGGATCTCGCTTCGATCTGCACGATCCGAACCTTTCAGGCCGGCGCCAAGATCATCACCACGGGCGATCCGGCCTCCTCCCTGTTCTTCCTGCGCAGCGGTGCGGTGCATGTCACGCTGCCCGACGGCGTGCGGCTGGCGACGCTGACCGCCGGCATGGCCTTTGGAGAGATGGCACTGCTGGAGACGACGCGCTCGGCCGACGTCTTTGCCGACATGGCGGCGACCGCTTACGAAGTGCCACTGAAGGCGTTCGAACGTTTTCGGAAGCAACACCCGCGCGCCAGCGAGCGCGTCATGCGTAACCTCGCGCAACTATTGGCCGATCGCCTGATCGTCGCCAACGCGAGGGTGGATATCTTGACGGCGACGTGA
- a CDS encoding nucleoside triphosphate pyrophosphohydrolase family protein, whose translation MTIDEYAAWAASIAKVEEHPSSELLSYLGLGLAGEAGEVADHIKKLLRDDWLDKAGLVDELGDVVYYWACLCAATGQKPSELLEKSAAKIKRRLSEAGSR comes from the coding sequence ATGACGATCGATGAATATGCGGCCTGGGCCGCCAGCATTGCGAAAGTCGAAGAGCATCCATCCAGCGAGCTTCTGTCCTATCTCGGACTTGGCCTTGCCGGCGAAGCCGGCGAGGTCGCCGACCACATCAAGAAGCTGCTGCGCGACGATTGGCTCGACAAGGCGGGTCTGGTCGATGAGCTGGGCGATGTCGTCTACTACTGGGCCTGCCTGTGCGCCGCGACCGGCCAGAAGCCGTCCGAGCTGCTGGAAAAGAGCGCGGCGAAGATCAAGCGGCGGTTGAGCGAGGCGGGGAGTCGGTAG
- a CDS encoding carboxymuconolactone decarboxylase family protein, translating to MARINYSDPSKASDRTREILDKNRNANIFRMMAHSPSYFEQYCRLGGAIRHKGELDPVVRELAITRTGILCEAPYEIVAHKRIGKNVGVTDEQNETLADWQAATCFNEVQRAALAFTDEIVTLKKPTDATFKAIASKLTPAALVELQLSVGFYIMTSKFLETFEIDLQPVTEVVG from the coding sequence ATGGCCCGTATCAACTACAGCGATCCGTCCAAGGCGTCCGACCGCACCCGCGAAATTCTCGACAAGAACCGCAACGCCAACATCTTCCGCATGATGGCGCACTCCCCGAGCTATTTCGAGCAGTACTGCCGCCTGGGGGGCGCGATCCGCCACAAGGGCGAGCTCGACCCCGTCGTCCGCGAGCTTGCAATCACCCGCACGGGCATCTTGTGCGAGGCGCCGTACGAGATCGTCGCGCACAAGCGGATCGGCAAGAATGTCGGCGTCACCGACGAGCAGAACGAGACGCTCGCGGACTGGCAGGCGGCGACGTGCTTCAACGAGGTGCAGCGAGCCGCGCTCGCCTTCACCGACGAGATCGTGACGCTGAAGAAGCCGACGGATGCGACCTTCAAGGCGATTGCATCAAAACTGACGCCGGCTGCTCTCGTCGAGCTGCAGCTCTCGGTCGGCTTCTACATCATGACGTCAAAGTTCCTGGAGACATTCGAGATCGACCTTCAGCCCGTGACTGAAGTGGTGGGTTGA
- a CDS encoding Zn-ribbon domain-containing OB-fold protein, with the protein MSERLADWTKGEQAIIYQTCTACGHVQYFRRAFCAACGASGPREQRASGKGWVYATSLVCRAATPETRAHVPYNILLVDCAEGFRMMAHGENDLAIGDSVVASFRPFAGRLVPYFAKAT; encoded by the coding sequence ATGAGCGAGCGTTTGGCGGACTGGACCAAGGGCGAACAGGCCATCATCTACCAGACCTGCACCGCGTGCGGGCATGTGCAGTACTTTCGCCGCGCCTTCTGTGCGGCGTGCGGAGCCTCCGGTCCGCGCGAGCAGCGCGCCAGCGGCAAGGGCTGGGTCTACGCGACGTCGCTGGTCTGCCGGGCCGCCACGCCCGAGACGCGCGCGCACGTGCCCTACAACATCCTGCTGGTCGATTGCGCCGAGGGATTTCGCATGATGGCGCACGGTGAGAACGATCTCGCGATAGGCGATTCGGTCGTTGCGAGCTTCAGGCCGTTCGCCGGCAGGCTCGTGCCGTACTTTGCCAAAGCGACATAG
- a CDS encoding thiolase family protein, whose translation MSFITGIGLTPFGKHEGSSSLDLMSQAAQAALDDAGLTRSDIDGILCGYSTVSPHIMLATVFAEHFGIRPAYAHAVQVGGATGLAMTMLAHHLVDAGVARHVLVVAGENRLTGQSRDASIQALAQVGHPDYEVPLGPTIPAYYGLVASRYMHEYGVTEEDLAEFAVLMRAHACTHPGAQFHDPITVADVMASKPVAMPLKLLDCCPVSDGGAAFVVSRERTGETGVRIRGCAQAHTHQHVTAAPALSELGAEISIARAKEACGLAISDVRYAAIYDSFTITLATLLEDLGLAGRGEAAARVRSGHFGRDGAMPLNTHGGLLSYGHCGVGGAMAHLVEAHLQMTGRAAGRQVRDASIALLHGDGGVLSSHVSMFLERVR comes from the coding sequence ATGAGCTTCATCACCGGAATCGGCCTCACACCGTTCGGCAAGCATGAAGGCTCATCCTCGCTCGACCTGATGAGCCAGGCCGCGCAAGCCGCCCTGGACGATGCCGGGCTGACGCGCTCGGACATCGACGGCATTCTCTGCGGCTATTCCACCGTCTCGCCGCACATCATGCTGGCGACCGTGTTCGCCGAGCATTTCGGCATTCGTCCCGCTTACGCCCATGCTGTCCAGGTCGGCGGCGCCACGGGCCTCGCGATGACCATGCTGGCGCATCACCTCGTCGACGCAGGCGTTGCCCGCCACGTCCTCGTCGTTGCCGGCGAGAACCGCCTCACCGGGCAGAGCCGCGACGCCTCGATCCAGGCGCTGGCACAGGTCGGCCATCCCGACTACGAGGTGCCGCTGGGCCCGACCATTCCCGCCTATTACGGTCTCGTCGCCAGTAGATACATGCATGAGTACGGCGTGACCGAAGAGGACCTAGCCGAGTTCGCGGTGCTGATGCGCGCCCACGCCTGCACCCATCCCGGCGCGCAATTCCACGATCCCATCACCGTCGCCGACGTCATGGCTTCGAAGCCCGTGGCGATGCCCCTAAAACTGCTCGATTGCTGTCCGGTGTCCGACGGCGGTGCGGCCTTCGTCGTCAGCCGCGAGCGGACCGGCGAGACGGGCGTGCGCATCCGCGGCTGCGCCCAGGCCCACACCCATCAGCACGTCACGGCCGCGCCTGCGCTCAGCGAACTCGGCGCAGAAATTTCCATCGCGCGCGCCAAGGAGGCTTGCGGCCTTGCGATCTCCGACGTCCGCTACGCCGCGATCTACGACAGCTTCACCATCACGCTTGCAACGCTGCTGGAGGATCTCGGCCTTGCCGGACGCGGCGAGGCGGCGGCCCGGGTGCGATCAGGTCATTTCGGCCGCGACGGCGCGATGCCGCTGAACACCCATGGCGGCCTGCTCAGCTACGGCCATTGCGGCGTCGGCGGCGCCATGGCGCATCTGGTCGAGGCGCATTTGCAGATGACGGGGCGGGCGGCTGGCCGCCAGGTGCGCGACGCTTCGATCGCGCTCCTGCACGGCGACGGCGGCGTGCTGTCGTCCCATGTCAGCATGTTCCTGGAGCGGGTGCGATGA